From a single Merismopedia glauca CCAP 1448/3 genomic region:
- a CDS encoding nSTAND1 domain-containing NTPase gives MTLIVLTIQGEFQRSCTVTAEIFQSGQITPLAGAKGNLIANDEISKCYGEWHQKYISLSSCFSFLIKSSGNLISNNLGDRQDVDAAFDDCRQAAKTLETALNDWLNHQSFEPIKQLFWEHLQVDREFRVLIKTDNIQLRRLPWNRWQFLEETFPQSEVTLTSPEFERISQPPTKPTLKNKVRILAVFGNDIDSNSGQEILNILPRDTDVKIIELPTQSNLNQELLETGWDILFFAGHSMTYPDGKGGEFQLNANERLKIADLKDSLKTAIRGGLKLAIFNSCDGLGLAQQLAEGQQLYLPQIIVMREPIPDKLAPEFLRHFLQEFTHGKSLYDSLRITRKYLQTLEFDFPCASWLPVLVQNPAEIPPLWQDLGRRPTDICPYQGLSAFRSEDAQFFFGRDPVSIQLVAAVKTQPLVAIIGASGVGKSSVVLAGLVPRLREESNFKIAYFRPGNNPFDSLAIALNSVHK, from the coding sequence ATGACATTAATTGTTTTAACGATTCAGGGTGAATTTCAGCGTAGTTGTACCGTTACAGCAGAAATTTTTCAATCGGGACAAATTACCCCTTTAGCTGGTGCTAAAGGCAACTTAATCGCCAACGATGAAATTAGTAAATGCTATGGAGAATGGCATCAAAAATATATTTCTCTCTCTTCCTGTTTTTCTTTTTTAATCAAAAGTTCTGGGAATTTAATCAGCAATAACCTTGGCGATCGTCAGGATGTAGATGCGGCTTTCGATGATTGTCGTCAAGCAGCTAAGACTTTAGAAACAGCATTAAATGATTGGCTAAACCATCAAAGTTTTGAACCGATTAAACAACTGTTTTGGGAACACTTGCAAGTAGATCGAGAATTTAGAGTATTAATCAAAACAGATAACATTCAACTGCGAAGATTACCTTGGAATCGGTGGCAGTTTTTAGAAGAAACTTTCCCACAATCGGAAGTTACTTTGACTTCTCCTGAGTTTGAACGGATTTCTCAGCCACCAACCAAACCAACTCTCAAAAATAAGGTCAGAATATTAGCAGTTTTTGGCAATGATATAGATAGTAATTCTGGACAGGAAATATTAAATATTCTGCCGAGAGATACCGATGTTAAAATAATTGAATTACCTACTCAATCAAACTTAAATCAAGAATTATTAGAAACAGGTTGGGATATTTTGTTTTTTGCTGGACATAGCATGACTTATCCAGATGGAAAAGGTGGAGAATTCCAGCTTAATGCTAATGAAAGATTAAAGATTGCCGATCTAAAAGATAGTTTGAAAACAGCTATTCGTGGTGGCTTAAAATTAGCAATTTTCAACTCTTGCGATGGGTTAGGTTTGGCTCAACAGTTAGCCGAAGGACAACAATTATATTTACCACAAATAATTGTGATGCGGGAACCAATTCCCGACAAACTAGCACCCGAATTTCTCAGGCATTTTTTGCAGGAATTTACTCATGGAAAGTCTTTATATGATTCGTTGCGGATAACTAGAAAATATCTGCAAACTTTAGAATTCGATTTCCCTTGTGCTAGTTGGCTACCCGTACTGGTGCAAAATCCGGCTGAAATACCACCACTTTGGCAAGATTTAGGTCGTCGTCCGACTGATATTTGTCCCTATCAAGGTTTATCAGCTTTTAGATCTGAAGATGCTCAATTTTTCTTTGGTAGAGATCCTGTTAGTATTCAATTAGTTGCAGCCGTAAAAACTCAACCTTTAGTGGCAATTATTGGTGCTTCTGGTGTGGGTAAATCTTCAGTAGTATTGGCGGGTTTAGTCCCTCGTTTGAGAGAAGAAAGTAATTTCAAGATTGCTTATTTTCGTCCTGGAAATAACCCTTTTGATTCTCTAGCGATCGCACTTAATTCTGTCCATAAA
- a CDS encoding DUF1822 family protein, which produces MNIQLTKPTDLCLEISPEILQQAEEQSQHFSSSRRRAYLNLLCLKTFLPWLQEMYPNEVHLQTDEVTLNQFWEVVNGTPIILGTSRLILIPSSAIDTEELRVEREWIDIPNLIADYYLAVQVDESDRMVRIWGYTTHKHLKEKGNYSDRDRSYYLDRQELISDLNVLSVVRQLCLDEPTRSEVISLPALPLDRANQLLEYLGNPQTIFPRRLVPFSEWGALLANENLRRILYQKRVETSPIKSTSKPVNLQQWLQGVFEAGWKPPEELINPQLLLGFRPIEVKRGKIIDILINSGNQKIVLIVKISQISEAEIGILAQIYPDDNSTYLPPHLQLIILDENGEVFQEIIARSQDKLIQYEFEGNLGEEFAIKVALEDTSVIEKFIIG; this is translated from the coding sequence GTGAATATACAATTAACTAAACCAACAGATTTATGTTTGGAAATTTCACCAGAAATTCTCCAGCAAGCTGAGGAACAAAGCCAACATTTTTCTAGCAGTCGCCGGAGAGCATATTTAAATCTACTTTGTTTAAAAACATTTCTCCCCTGGCTGCAAGAAATGTACCCCAACGAAGTTCATTTGCAGACAGATGAAGTTACTCTGAATCAGTTTTGGGAAGTAGTAAATGGAACGCCAATTATTTTAGGTACTAGCCGTCTCATCTTAATTCCCAGTTCAGCAATTGATACTGAAGAATTACGAGTAGAAAGAGAATGGATAGACATACCCAATTTGATAGCCGATTACTATCTAGCAGTGCAAGTAGATGAATCAGATCGGATGGTAAGAATTTGGGGATATACGACTCACAAACATTTGAAAGAAAAAGGAAATTATAGCGATCGCGATCGCAGTTATTATTTAGATAGACAAGAGTTAATTTCTGACTTAAATGTTCTCTCGGTAGTGCGTCAACTTTGCCTTGATGAACCCACCCGCAGTGAAGTTATATCTTTACCAGCTTTACCCTTAGATCGAGCCAATCAACTGTTAGAATATTTAGGCAATCCTCAAACTATTTTTCCCAGAAGATTAGTACCTTTTTCTGAGTGGGGAGCCTTATTAGCTAATGAAAATTTGCGACGCATATTGTACCAAAAGCGAGTAGAGACATCCCCAATCAAATCTACTTCCAAACCAGTAAATTTGCAGCAATGGTTACAGGGAGTATTTGAAGCTGGTTGGAAACCACCAGAAGAACTAATTAATCCTCAATTACTACTAGGTTTTAGACCGATTGAAGTTAAAAGAGGAAAAATAATAGATATACTCATAAATTCGGGCAATCAAAAAATTGTTTTAATTGTCAAAATTTCCCAAATTAGTGAAGCAGAGATCGGGATTTTAGCTCAGATTTATCCTGACGATAATTCCACTTATTTACCACCCCATCTACAACTAATTATTCTAGATGAGAATGGAGAAGTTTTCCAAGAAATTATAGCTAGATCGCAAGACAAATTAATTCAATACGAGTTTGAAGGCAATTTAGGAGAAGAGTTTGCGATTAAGGTTGCTTTAGAAGATACTAGCGTTATCGAAAAGTTTATCATTGGTTAA
- a CDS encoding sigma-70 family RNA polymerase sigma factor, which translates to MEKSWEQYTPANNSPEFWAIYWYKFWLNQSSNLAKDHIYAYLQEPCYQAAEKFWYLYQIKFPDYKTEDYFQIAISNVDRFLPKVNLNIFSIRNYAKTIFSNAITDKMRCANKSVGHSDWSLLINTSETAFRNSLQTSGDLAVPLDSYLLAWDCFKEIYAIDQTKIKKQLSAPNKEVWQQISQLYNQLRQPTYPEVNATASAQWMQSAAHAIRQSLAPPITSINQVISADDSRELQDLLVSNDEEAIEQILNRDTTEQINIVLINVLQQIAQEARQIPAKKTTKTAQEILKILRLFYQQSLNQTEIGELLEIEQYTVSRRLKSVKENMLKSLSEWAKSTLHISMDSHIINDINYLIEDWLYQYFAMIGEATCEYTIN; encoded by the coding sequence ATGGAAAAATCTTGGGAACAATACACCCCAGCCAACAATTCGCCTGAATTCTGGGCGATTTACTGGTATAAATTTTGGCTAAATCAGTCTTCTAATCTGGCTAAAGATCATATTTATGCTTATTTACAAGAACCATGTTATCAAGCAGCAGAAAAATTTTGGTACTTATACCAAATTAAGTTTCCTGACTACAAAACGGAAGACTATTTTCAGATTGCAATATCTAATGTAGATCGGTTCTTGCCCAAAGTAAACCTCAACATATTTAGTATTAGAAACTACGCCAAAACAATCTTCAGCAATGCCATCACCGATAAAATGCGTTGTGCTAATAAATCGGTGGGACATAGCGACTGGAGTTTATTAATCAATACCAGCGAAACTGCGTTCAGGAATTCTTTACAAACTTCTGGTGACTTAGCAGTTCCACTTGATAGCTATCTGTTAGCCTGGGATTGCTTCAAAGAAATTTATGCGATCGACCAAACCAAAATCAAGAAACAACTTTCAGCCCCCAATAAGGAGGTTTGGCAACAAATCTCACAGCTTTATAATCAACTGCGTCAGCCTACTTATCCTGAAGTTAATGCTACTGCGAGCGCTCAATGGATGCAATCTGCGGCTCATGCTATTCGTCAATCTCTGGCTCCTCCAATTACTTCTATAAACCAAGTTATTTCTGCCGATGATTCTAGAGAATTACAAGATTTATTAGTTAGTAACGATGAAGAAGCGATCGAACAAATCCTTAATCGAGATACAACAGAACAGATTAATATAGTTTTAATTAATGTTCTCCAGCAAATTGCCCAAGAAGCTCGACAAATTCCCGCAAAAAAGACGACTAAAACTGCCCAAGAAATCCTCAAAATCTTACGTTTATTTTATCAACAAAGTTTGAATCAAACCGAAATTGGCGAGCTTTTGGAGATCGAACAATATACTGTTAGTCGGCGGTTGAAATCAGTGAAAGAAAATATGCTGAAATCTTTATCTGAATGGGCAAAAAGTACCTTGCATATTTCTATGGATTCTCACATAATTAACGATATAAACTACTTAATTGAAGACTGGCTATATCAATATTTTGCCATGATAGGAGAAGCAACCTGTGAATATACAATTAACTAA